Part of the Lolium rigidum isolate FL_2022 chromosome 6, APGP_CSIRO_Lrig_0.1, whole genome shotgun sequence genome, TTTCGGCTTTCCCTTTGAATAACACATATTGTGTATGAACTATATGAAACTGTAACAGGACCGCAAATTTCATAACGATAGCACATGCATAGAAAAGGATTAAAGGATGCACATATATAACAGCAACATGGAAGAGTACACCGGCATTCTCAGGAATAAGAAAAGCGGGAACCTACAGGATATGTGCACCTTTAACAACTTCATTAACTCCCATGGGCTTGTAGAAATCCCTATCTTGGGTCGAGCTTTCACTTGGAGCAATATGCAGGAGAGCCCTTTACTGGAACAAGTTGACTGGATTTTCTCGTTGGTACTTTGGACCTTGACATTCCCCAACACTGAAATAAAACCTCTCTCCCGCAACACTTCAGATCATGTTCCTCTCCTAATCTCAGTGGGTACTGATATACCTAAGGCTAAAATCTTTCGCTTCGAAATTTTATGGTTGGATTGCCATGGTTTCATGAACATGGTGGAGAACGCTTGGGCAATTCCTTGTCGTGCAAGGGACTGCGAATGGATTATTTCGTCGAAACTCAAAAATACCAGGAAAGCCCTGAAAAACTGGGGTAGAAATACCTCACGTCTCTCGATGTGGATGGATAGATGCAACCTGGTGCTTAATCTTCTCGATGGTTTGGAAGAACAGAGACTCCTCTCTATTCCAGAATTCAATTTTCGTAACATCCTTAGAAAATGCATGGCCAATCTTTTACACTACAAGCGCATCTACTGGAAGAATAGAATTATGCACCATAAGGTGggttaaactttttttttttttttttgacctgaaGGTGGGTTAAACTTGGAGGGGAGAATACGAAATTCTCCTCAGGCTCCTCCGACAAACCTTTTATGCACTTTTCCCTTGGAGATTTAATTATGAGGACGGATGGGCTGGATTCTCTTTCCACCTGTTAGAGTatgtcatgggcctgggcccattagtcttagggtttgcttaggggtcaagtaagccttgcttgggagtcaagtaaacctctctatatatggagaggagatgtatcgatctaatcaagcaagaattaagaaggaaatcccttccctcttgccaccggccgtgggcaaggtcCCCGGCCGGCTCTCTCacgccatccctctagcagcaccataacacttggtatcagctttcccgggttcgatcatgtccagccctccaccgagttcttcccacccgccgccgcactccgacgtccccgccgttctctccccggcggagatgACCGCAGCCCTCTGCGATCTCACCACTGCTGTCCAGGAGATCCGCCTCTTCCTGGCCGGTCCCTacgggccgccgccggcgctgctgccgtggcagccgacgcaccaggcggcctccgccgcgatcgccgggccgctgcagccgacgctgctgttgtcgtcgccgccacccgatgccgggctgctgcagtccccgctgccgctgtccaccatctTCGGGCCTGGCCCTACCTCGGCGCCGagggtccctcttctccagcagccggccgccttcttccccaccgggacgctACATCAACagcagctgctgccgccgccaccaacgctgccgctgcagctgctgtcctcaccgacgctgtccctgccgttcggtgggcagctgccgtcgccaccaacaccgcagcagcggctgctgccgccaccgacgccgtctctgcctttcggcggtgtgggagcgaccttggccccgggctctacatcgacacgtCATGGGcttgggcccgttagtcttatggtttgcttaggggtcaagtaagccttgcttgggagccaagtaaacctctctatatatggagaggagatgtatcaatctaaacaagcaagaattaagaaggaaatcccttccctcttgccaccggccgtgggcaaggcccccggccagccctctcgcgccatccctctagcagcaccataacacCACCCCTTTCACATCTGAGGAGATTGATGATATTGTTAAATCACTACCCAGTGATCGTGCTCCTGGTCCGGATGGCTTCAACAGCCTCTTCCTAAAGAGGTGTTGGCATATTATTAAAAATGAGTTTCATGCCCTTTGCCATGCTTTTTTAAATGGCACCGCCAATCTCCAATGCATCAACAACTCACATATAACGCTGATCCCTAAGGTGCTCAATCCTGAAAATCTTGGAGACTACAGGCCCATTCGCCTCTCAACTCTTGCCTTAAGCTTCTCACTTAACTCCTAGCTGGCCGATATCGAAGGTGATCCTCAAGATCGTACATCAAAACCAATATGGCTTTATTAAAAATAGGAGCATCGAGGACTGCCTCGCTTGGAGTTTCGAATTTCTTCACCAAGGCCATCAAGCCAAGAGAGAAATCATCATTCTCAAACTTGACTTTACTAAAGCCTTCGACGTGATCAAGCATGACGTAATCTTGGTCATGCTGAAACACTATGGCTTTAATGATCGTTACATCGGATGGATAAATTCCTTTTTGTCTTCAGGCACATCATCGGTCCTTCTCAATGGGGTTCCAGGGAAAACTTTCCACTGCAGAAGAAGTTTGAGGCAAGGCGACCCTCTCTCGCCTCTTCTTTATGTCGCTACAGCTGACCTTCTTCAATTTTTCATTAATAAAGCATGCGAAATCAATCTCCTCAAGCACCCCATCCCACCGGTCAATGGAGATTTCCCAATAATCCAATATTTGGACGACACACTCTTAATTATGCAAGCCTGCCCTCGGCAACTTCTCTGCCTTAAAGGGTATCCTAGAAACTTTTGCCCAATCCACGGGTCTTAGGGTAAAATTTGACAAGTCCTGCTTACTCCCGATTAATATCTCTAATGAAAAAGCGACTCTCCTGGCGGGGCTTTTTGGATGCAAACTAGAATCCTTCCCCTTTACTTATCTTGGCCTTCCACTTGATCTTTGCAGACCTCGCATTCACGATCTCGCTCCACTATACTCCAGAATCAACCACCGTCTCGCTGTCACTGCCTCCTTCCTTTCCCTTGATGGAAGAATCATGGTGACAAAGGCCATCCTCAGCTCTCTTCCAACTTTCTACCTTTGCACTTTGAAACTTGCGGATGGAGCCATCGAAATCGTGGATAAAGGTACAAGAATTGTCCTGTGGGGTAAATTGGAAAATTCAGGCAGACCAAAATCCTTAGTGGCCTGGTATTTAGTTTGCAGGCCAAAGTACAAAGGCGGTCTGGGCATCACTAATCTAGCTGCCCACAATGAGGCTCTTCTCATCAAGTTCTTGCATAAAAATTTTAATAAAGAGAAAATCCCTTGGGTCCATCCCTAATTTGGAGTAGTTACAACAATTCCACTCCACAAGCCACTAATATCTCTAGctctttttggtggagagatcTTATCAAGCTTTGCTCaaagttcaaaataattgcctccTGCTCGATTGCTTCTGGTGACACTGCCCTTATTTGGAGTGACAAATGGATTTATTCATGACAAAGTTCCCCAGGCTTCACTctttcgctattgacaagttagcCTCGGTCAAGAATATCCGACCCGGATGACCCCATTGATGCTTTTCATCTTCCTTTGTCCACCCAAGCTTTCGAGGAATTTCAGAACTTCAATCTCCTTATGAGCAAAACTAGAGCTAATATCAATGCCGAAGAGGAAGTCGTTTCGTCCTACAGTTGGGGCGCCCGTTTCTCTACCAGCAAAGTCTACAAGTTGAATTTTGAACATATTCAGGCTCCCATTTTCTCCTTGGATCTGGAGATCGAAATGCACACCTAAGATCAAATCTTTTTTTCTGGCTTCTCGCTAATGACTGCCTAAATACCAAGGATATGTTACTAAGGAGAAAACTTAACTCTCAACGATAATGGCCTCTCCAGCCTATGCAATGCCGGTTCTGTAGAAACCAGGGATCATCTTTTCTGGAGCTGCACTTTCAGTAGACAATGTTGGCAAGCTATCAATATGACAATTAATGACAGCATGGATCCCCCTCAGTTGATCACCACTGCAAGATGCAACTTTGGAAGACCTTTCTTCTTCGAAGCATTTGCCACTGCTTGTTGGCAGATTTGGAAGCATAGGAACTCTCTCATTTTTGATAATGTAACACCTTCCATTAGCGCTTGGCCTTTTTCTTTTAAAAGGGACCTCTTCCTTCTTTCTTACAGAATGAGGCCTGAAATCTCCCCTTTTGGCCTGGCTAGACGCTCTGTAGTTTGTTTGGGCTATGCCCTGGGCTAACCCCTTCTTTTGTACATTCCTTTCTTCCTTCTTGTACATTTTATCTCTTTTAAAGAAATTTACTGTCGGGGCCTCCCCTACAGTTCAGCTCAAAAAAAATGTGAAGCTAATTAACAAATTAGTGGTTAACATTtgttttttttcgcgaaaacgcaaaagcattgcgtttcgatgcattgatataaAAGAAAGCAAGTGATTAATTTTGGTATAAGTCTTCTGTTTTAGAGTAACTTTTACATGCTTTTGTTCAAAAAATCTAGTGATTAATTCATTTATTCAAAGTTGAACTTATTAATTCAAGTGTATCAGAGCCGAGATCTTGGGTCAAAGTTCAACTTTTgcaatttaataaaaaaatctgCGTGCCCACTTTCTGTCTACGTACATGCCTTATCGAATCATACGTGAGATGCTATGCACGTGTTGGCCTCATGGAGTCACACATGAGTGGGTGTGTTACAATATATATGTATTGCCCACCTTGTTTCTATTAGTTCAGACTTTTGGTTAGACTAGTTGGTGCATGAAACTTAACATGTTGCTAGAGCAGAGATCTTTAGTTCAAGTCTTGGCTTTTCACAATTTAATAAAAATTGCTCTTGCCCTCCTTCCATACACGTATAGGTCTGACATTATATTCACGTGCAGGCCTCATCAAGTGTCACATGTGAGATGGCGTGTTttagtatatgtggattgcctacctTCTTTCCATTAGTTCGGGCTTTTGGTTCTACTGGTTGGTGCATAGCGATGAGACAGCGAAGCCATAAACACCTTGCCGATAACCCAACATGTCAGTGCCCTAATACTTAATTAACCCACTTTGGCATGAAGCAATGTACCTTTTTCTCTTATTAGATGCGCCATTTTCTGTAATATCATCTTCTCCTCTCTTTGAGTTGTCACTGATAGTTCTGTAACCAGCAATTTGTCTCTGCGAGGAACTATTAGCCAAACGAAGCAAACTGTCTCGAATGCTGAGCCGAGTGCTGGTATCCAACTGTGCAAGGAATATAATTTTAGTCAATTTCATTTTCACCGTACCAATCCTGCAACATAAAACAACACAAAACACCAATAACATTTTGGTAAAAGAATAAATGAATGACCTTCCCAAGTGCATCTTTAAGCTCATAATATATTTTTTCCTCCAGAAAGGGATCATCAGGGATTCCAGATTCCCTCTGAATCTCTTCATGGCCAGCTGAAGTCTGCTGTGGTGCATTTTCGTCTATGATACCTGAACTGTAATCTGGATTCTTTTTCCTTGGAGAGTATGCTTGAGCTACCAAGGTGCTGCTGCCAGAACCCTCTTGACCAAATTGTTGCTTCTGTTGTTGAATAGCTATCAGGGCTTGCCGTTGTTGCCGGCGCCTAAGCTTTTCAATCTTTTCTTGGGGTGTCATCATCAGTGGTTTTTCTGTTGAACTTGACTGCTTTGGGGAATCTACTGAAGTTCGGCAACTTGCAGCCACTGGATTTGCCTGATGGCCTTCAGCCTGAATATTTGACACCAACGGAATGCTAGGAAATGGCCATGCAGGATATCCATAGCCAGGAAATTTAAACTGATTAGCATGCTGAAATCTCTCCATGTACTTGCTATCGTGGAGCAGTGTATATTGAAGAGTTTGAACATGCTGTGCAGGAGGCTTGGACAATGAATGCAAACTGTCTATTGTGTGTTCTTGGGAAAAGCCACTGGTAGTGTTGGATGTTTTACTTTTGCTTCTTTCTTCTGGTTTTCTCCGTGATTTAGTTGGCCTTTTCTGCACATCTCCCTACAAAAGTAGCACATTTTTTACGGAGTCATAACGAGCCAGGCCGCTCCTTCAAACAAGATGTAACCAAGTATCTATTGAGTTGAGCTATTTTAAACTACACCTAGGTTCTTAGGCTATCAAGATGGCGATTACAGTAGTAAAAAAGGGGTGCGCAGAAAAGGCAACTTCAGTAGGAAGGAAATAAATCGTCATACATGATGAGAAAATCAATTGCATAGATATATAGAGAAGAGCAGCATACATTACGCCTAGGGCATATAACAATCTTGTTGTTAAGATTTACGATTTCTTCGGTGTTTACTTTACTGGAAGACATCAACTATTGAGGCCTTATCATGTAGGTATCCAAATTTGTCAAGACATGACCAGTTACATTCGAAACAATTCAAAAATATCATTGTGCTGAACAATTGACGTTTCTATGTGTTAACTTAATGGCTTACAAATGATGGCAACCGTGCAAAGAAATTAGTTTTCCAGCTACAGGTGGAAATGAACCCATTCATAGAAAGAACGTGCTGCATCACATGGCTAACTACCTCCTTTGACATCTGATTTACTTTTCAATATTAATCGCCACTGAGATAATTTTTATACTCAGCATACACTAGCATTAGCATCTGCTACCTCCCAAAAATATTGTACTCCCTCCCGCCATAAAAGGATGTCATAGATTTGTCAAAATCTGGatgtatggacggagggagtagtagataaCAAGAGTAGCCATGAGGTGACTGCTGAACATGTCAGGGCATGTATATGCATGTACCTCGTTTTCTTGTTTGGCTACCCCATTGAGAGTATCATTAATAAGAAGTGAAGAAGATCCACTATCAGAAGATGGTTGCTTACTAAACGATGCACGCTGTAAAATAATCAAGTACATCACATTGATAAGAAACAACTCGGTGCTATAAAAGAAATGGAAGTTTGCAATGCAAATTAGCACTATATAAACATACCAGAGACGGGATTGATTGTGCAGTACCATTAACCACAGCTGAAGACGTGGAGAGAAAATTACTGCCATTGACAACCACCTCATCACGAAATAAGGCTTCGCTGTTGCTGCAGAAGCACAACATGTCATAAGTTATTAAATCAATAACGGTGTTCAATCGTATCCCAAGCTGATTGTTCCCTGAGTTTTCAAGTAAAAAGAGTTAGATTTCCGACCTTACCTAAATAAGCGgtcaaaatcatcaaaatctccaATATTACCCCAGTTACAATCAAGAAAGCTGTTACTCTTCTCGTCATGCTCACTGCCAAAAACTTCAGGCTCACCATTCAGCTGCACTGTATATgtgttaacaaaaaaaaaatataacttTCTTCTGACATATATTGCTTCTTCACCTTtgttcatgcatgcatgtgtagaactttattttaaaatgcaaaaTAGCATCACAGTAAGATGAAGAAAACCTGATGAGATTCCTGCGACTTTCTGCACAGCAGGTGCAGAACTGAAATCCAAATATGTCGATGCTATATAATCGTTCCTATCAAGTGTAGTGGTCAAAGAAGGCAGGTCAGGCCAGGATTCCATGTCAAGTGGTGTAGGTTGCTTTTGTAAAGCCGGATGTTCAGTTGGACCATCTGAAGTAGGTTCAGTAAGGACTGGAACTGTAGCTGCTTCGTTATCATTCTTCTTCTGGTATCCAGCAAAAACTAATGTACCATCATTCTTAGTATCATTGGGGGGCGCAGGGTCTTCATTCCCATTGAGTTCAGCCCATATTTTGTCTCCTGCCTGCACTCCAAAATCAAACATTTAAGTTTCTGAGCAAAGGGAAGAAAATTAATGAATCTAATGGAATTTTCACCGACACAACGCGCTAAAGCCAAAAGAAGGGCAAAATCCCCTTGTCAAACCACCACATCTAAATCTTGAACGCAACATACACGACAATGCAAAATTGAAGAGAACATGGAGGGCTGGTTTCTTGGCGGCGCACCTGCTGCCGGTCCTCGTCGTTCCAGTCAAGCATCCTCCTGTTCAGGTGGCGGCGTTTGCACCCGAAAGAGAGCACGATTCGCGCTTCCTCTCGGATCCCAGCGGTCGCATATGCCACGAACAGGGGAGAGGAATTAAATCCTCAAATTCGCCGACGCCGCGCCTCTTCCCCTGTCCCTCTCGCGCTCTCTTTCCACCCACCCAGACGAGAGGAGTAGAGTCCAGAGAGTGGCGGACGCGTGGTGGGGGTGGGACTTGGAAGGGAACGCCACGTATGCAGGATCACATCTGAAGTGGTGGCGGAGAGGGCTCGATCAAATGCCGTGCTGTGATTGGCCAACTCAGGTTCGTGGGTTGCGTTAGCGGGCTGCCAGGCGGAATAATGGGCTGGGCCAATTTGGGAGTGGTATATCAGAGTAAATAAAGTGCACCGCAAGTGCTAAAAAACGACAACCTAGgaaactagggttttaggctACTATGGCGTCGATCGAGACCTTCGTCGCCATCTTCCACCGACAACCTCTtgtccctctccctcctcctacTCTGATGATACAAGGATTGGCTGGTCCAGctgtagcatagaaaaaaaaatcctaccaacacaaacaaaaataacaaTTCAACCTATGAGAGCTAAGATCCAATCAATAAGATGCAAAACAAATGAGAGGGAGAGCGCACATCTACATACCCTTGTAGATCAAAAGTGGAAACGTTTGTTAGAACATGACTGGTGCATTCATACTTTCTTCGCGATCCAATCCAATCAAACACCGCATAAACAATACCTTCGAGATGTGCACACATACGGCTTGATGTCGTCTCCTCATTAATCCGGAGGAAAGGTAGATGATATAGAGTCCACggtatggtggtggtggaggagaatttcTGCAAGACTTCACCTAAGCCGAAGCAGTGGTGGAAAGGGAGGGAAAGAGATGTCCAAGACCCatgcccctcccctctttatgtaGGGGCAAGGGGTGGGTTGTGGTTCGTGCCCCTCCTACAAGGTTTTGGGACAATAGCTAAAGGGGAGAGAAAACTCCCCCCAAGTTTGGTGGCCCTTAGGGTTTCCCTTTCATTGGCCAGCTGGCCCTAGGTCCTAGGGGGCTGGTTCGCCTAGCACCCTGGCCACACTCCCTTGGTTCATGTGGCCCTCCCCAGGATAGTGAGCCCACTAGCGATCTcttcggaaccttctagaaacccTCCGAAACAATACCGGTGAATTTCCGAACTTTTCTAAAACCCTAAAAAATAACTTTTCTTATATGAATCTTCAAACCATTCCAAACCTCCAAACCTCCTCGTGATGCCCCCGATCCCATCAAGATTCTAAACAAAACTCGGTCTTCACCATAATCTGTTTCTCATTACTACCATAATCCATTGTAGGGAATACACGCATATTTTTAGTTTGTCCAGCTTACCTTCAACTTCAATGGCATATTCTGGGAGCCACGTAGGCTGGTAACCCCAACACACAGCATTATACAAGAAGAAACAACCAACAACTGGAGATCGACAGGTGGAGATTACTCGAATCATACATATCAATAACTCTGATGACACCATCATCGAGCCACTGACCACAAGTACACTGGTATTATACTCAAGAGGCAACGCTACAAGTGACTCCAGAGACAAACCTACAAGTGGTAACAGCAGGACTGTTTATTAATACAGAACTTAACAGACGTCACAGTTCCTCCAGTCGGGAGCAGCACCAGACTTGGATCTGCCTAGGCATGGCATTACAGAGAACGGGATAATTGATAGCCGCCCAAAcagaaacattataagattctttgTGCGCTTTTTGCTCCAGATGCTGTCGTATCGCACCTGACATGTCCACGTGACTACTCAACATGTGAGAAACCACCTCCAGTCTCAGATTTTGTTCTGCACGGGAAAGAACGAGGGTGTTAGGTTGCCCTCAGGTACAAGAAACAGAAGCTAAAACATTAACATGAAACGACAGCGATGTGTGGAACTAATCAACTGCATGGGGAAACTTGTATCTTCTGTACATTTCCTAAACAATACCATATGTATTGGTAAAACGTAAAACTCAACCAAGTTAACATGCTAAGTTAGAAGAGAGGAACCACCAAATGTGGCACAGGAAGATGCAACGGTTCATTTGTCACTCAAGCAACATATGACAAAATAGGTTACTCCTATTTCTTGAAACGGCGGGCACGTAAATTCTTATTATCATGATCTACCTATGATCAAAACCTTTTGCATtcagtaaaaaataaaaaaggggGCAAGTGAAAAGAACATCTTAAGCACTGCAGAGGAACTACTGAAGTGAAGCATACTGAAGCAATATAACATTTTCCTTATATAGTGTAACTACATTCAGCTCTAATTCAGAAATGATGCATAACAATAACAAGGAGTGGCTCAATAGTTAGGAAAGCTTACTTGTGATCAGAAGGATTGGGCATTACTTCATACACAATTGTGGCCACGACATCCCTTTTGTTCTGCAATAGGTGGCATGGCGTGGATCAGTCACATATCAGCATTCAATGTGATTCCAGACcacgcaagcaaacatccataccTGAGTGGCTTCACCACGCAACCCTATGTAATATATCTTAGTTGTATCGCCACCAAAGTTATCAGGGAAATGCAGTGTTAGGTTGGCCACACCTTGGAACCTTGAATATCTGACAACCGAAAAATCACGAAATACGCAGAAAAACAAGGTAAGGAACGCTAACAAGGAAGAACACAAGTTACTCTGAGCAGAGTCAAAACATAACTTACAAACATAACAGTTACAAGGAATTTAGCGAAcagcaagaaaaaaaaactattgcTGAAATGAAATAACTAACTAGCAAACTAAGTACTGCTGATTTATACAGCACTGACGCATGGATCTATTGAGTTCAGCCTATTGAGCAGCAGAGACGTACAAAAGTAGGTCAAATTTCTCAGTACTATTGCAAACATCGTCACATGAACGTTCTCAGGCCCAACACATCATCCTTGGATTGGATGATTGTATTCTCCAGCTTATACATGAGTTAAAAGGTAATTTATCTAGTGGagcatgtcatctaaataaaGTTAAGATTTATAAAAGGCTTACTTTTGAGGCTAAAAGTCAGTATAACTGAACAGTGTAGGCACAAGCAAATACCTTGTTTGGTACTCAAGAACTCCCCGCAAATTCTCTGCCAGCTCCCATTCCTAGCACAAGCAATACATCTCAAGTTAGAGCCGGAGTTTATTGTCGTGGTATGACAAGAAAAGAAACTAATTAAAATCGCACCTGCACGGGCTGCATGTTTTGAGCATCAGAAAAGTCAATACCTTCTCTATTGATAAACCTGTAAGATATCAATGCGCTCTTATTAGGATGAGtcgagaaaaagaaaagcaaaaaagaaaagcGAAAATCCTAAAATTTACGCTCTCATTCTTGAAGGGCTTGTCCCGTCAGCACCACCGACAACAGCAATGCTCTTGATCTTAACATCTGATGTAAATCTACAAGTAAACAGGTAAGTATTAGGATAAGAATACAAGCAAAAACGAAAAGAAGAAAACATGTTCCTTAACATCTGATATATCACAGTATTTCAGTATAAGGCAGCATGAACACAATGTATGCATATTGATCATGAGTAGTGCACAATAGAATGCAGTCAAATTGCTGTTTGTATTACAAGAATAACTTTATGGAAGGGGACACATGTTGTGTACTAGCCTATGATGTCCATTTCACATATTGCCCACTACCTTGAGGAGGTTATTAATGCATAACTAACATAAGGGCCCTAATTCCATTCCGACTCTTCAGGATACTTCAAATAGCTGATGCAAAGGCTAGGAAAAAAAGATATAATTCAATGACTAAAAAGTGCACTACTGTCATCAGACAAATTATTACTGAATGATTGCTCGGTATTGAACCTAATAAAATTGTATATTTGATATCGCCGGAGAGAAGGAGTGAATAAATTGATTAGTACAACGTTCACAAAAAATTAAGCACAGCCACATCGCCCAATGATCAAAACTGAAAAACGACAACAAATGTTTTAACTTACAAAGTCCATCCTGATTTATGCACCCTAAACATTATCGCACGTATATTGACTTATCTAACCAAGACACCACATATTTATGTACCCTAAACACTATAGCAGTCAATCCTACATAGAAGGCatataaaaaatgttcaacatGTGATTAAGGTCTGTTTCTGTGTTTTTAAAATTTACACCAAAGGAAGCACATATAGTAGTATGAATATAAGAAGAGAAGGGAACAGGTACAGCCGCATATATATATCTAGTTACAAAGTGATGTGAGCTACTTACGGGATGAAAACAAGCAACTCAGGGTCACCCTCATTACTCTCCAGAAAACCCTggtgcagcaaggatgccaatatAAGTGAAGGTGACAGGTATAGGAGAAACTCAAGTAATGGCATATGTGCTGAAAACTGATTCATTTTGTAAATTGTAATGAACGCTGTAAACTGCAGCATCAGGATTTCATCTTGGTTCTAGGTACCTTACAGGATTAAGTGGTGGAGAATGAAAGCATAACTAATACAGTAGCTAACATCTCATGCAGAGTAGTGGGGAATCTTTATACGATACGATAAAAGGTACTAAGACATGCACTTCAAAACGTCTGCATACGCAAACCTGTTAGCCTACTGTGTTCCCGCATGCTATTGTGGAAGTGTCAATATGATCATCTTTTCTATTATATAGTATGTCTTATGTGGCTACTCTGAAAGCTTTACAGACATCTTGTTAAGTTATAACTTGAGTCCTTGGCAGACTAACCATGTCAGCAATGGTATAATTGGATTTGCATGAAATAATTTGCCATACCAAGAATGACCTTGTATGGGCAAGATCTGCAAGATAAACTACTAGTACCTAGTAGCCAGTAATAATACAATATAAGAGGCCCATTCGTTCTAATCTAATATCAAAAGAGACGAGGATCATCGATCCACAGCGGGGCCCATCAGTGGATGGTGAAACAAAATGACTGGGAATGACAGGTAATATAGAAATGCCTGACCCGTGGCATATTTGGCTTGAAACAAGCAGCAAGAACAGGGGCATGGTGTCCAGTGGTTACTAAACTACTAGTAGTACTAGATTGCAATCGGAAGTCCCGCTATTGATGTCTCTAAGGGGAACCACCAGGCGTGCCTAAATCAACGCGACATCGACGCTGTTGGTAAATACATATGATAGGGATACGGACATACCCCAGAAGTCTCGAGGCGCTGCTCCCACGGCTTGAAGACCGATTTGACGCTCCCAGCCACAGATTCGTTCAGAGCCACCACCTGTATGCCGTGGAACAAGGGGGAAATAACCGTAAGTACAGTAAATGCAACAAAAAGGACAAGCCCTAATCGATCGCTGAAGAGATGGTAGCCCAATCTGATTACTGAGACAGGAGAGGGAGATGGAGGGGGGATTGGGAGGAAAAACCTTGGGGATGTCGACGTGGTTGTAGAGCGACCAATCTGCGGCGCAGTTGTGAGACTCGCACTCGTGGTCGTGCAGGCACGCCATGCTCGCCCTCTTCCTCGCTCGCCGCGAATGCAGTAGTGGTGTTCTTGTTTGGTTTACTCTTCCTCTGCCGCCTTCTGGTCGGCGGCCTGCCTCTTGTAATACTTCTAGGGCAAAGGCTTTCCCTGTGGAGCAAGAGTCTTTTCTCGGCGTCGTGCAGAGAAATCCAGAGACTCGGGATTCTTCTTCCCTCTCCTTGCAGCAgggctttttctttccttttctttttctctgcgGGGATGCCAAATCACCACTATGGTCGGTGTTTGGTGGGGCCGGTA contains:
- the LOC124661828 gene encoding protein LNK2-like isoform X4, producing MLDWNDEDRQQAGDKIWAELNGNEDPAPPNDTKNDGTLVFAGYQKKNDNEAATVPVLTEPTSDGPTEHPALQKQPTPLDMESWPDLPSLTTTLDRNDYIASTYLDFSSAPAVQKVAGISSVQLNGEPEVFGSEHDEKSNSFLDCNWGNIGDFDDFDRLFSNSEALFRDEVVVNGSNFLSTSSAVVNGTAQSIPSLRASFSKQPSSDSGSSSLLINDTLNGVAKQENEGDVQKRPTKSRRKPEERSKSKTSNTTSGFSQEHTIDSLHSLSKPPAQHVQTLQYTLLHDSKYMERFQHANQFKFPGYGYPAWPFPSIPLVSNIQAEGHQANPVAASCRTSVDSPKQSSSTEKPLMMTPQEKIEKLRRRQQRQALIAIQQQKQQFGQEGSGSSTLVAQAYSPRKKNPDYSSGIIDENAPQQTSAGHEEIQRESGIPDDPFLEEKIYYELKDALGKLDTSTRLSIRDSLLRLANSSSQRQIAGYRTISDNSKRGEDDITENGASNKRKRESRKERTIREIRKLRHDQKYLAGV
- the LOC124661828 gene encoding protein LNK2-like isoform X1, which translates into the protein MLDWNDEDRQQAGDKIWAELNGNEDPAPPNDTKNDGTLVFAGYQKKNDNEAATVPVLTEPTSDGPTEHPALQKQPTPLDMESWPDLPSLTTTLDRNDYIASTYLDFSSAPAVQKVAGISSVQLNGEPEVFGSEHDEKSNSFLDCNWGNIGDFDDFDRLFSNSEALFRDEVVVNGSNFLSTSSAVVNGTAQSIPSLRASFSKQPSSDSGSSSLLINDTLNGVAKQENEGDVQKRPTKSRRKPEERSKSKTSNTTSGFSQEHTIDSLHSLSKPPAQHVQTLQYTLLHDSKYMERFQHANQFKFPGYGYPAWPFPSIPLVSNIQAEGHQANPVAASCRTSVDSPKQSSSTEKPLMMTPQEKIEKLRRRQQRQALIAIQQQKQQFGQEGSGSSTLVAQAYSPRKKNPDYSSGIIDENAPQQTSAGHEEIQRESGIPDDPFLEEKIYYELKDALGKLDTSTRLSIRDSLLRLANSSSQRQIAGYRTISDNSKRGEDDITENGASNKRKRSPLKEAETDTNPIDRIVAHLLFHRPCSKFATSAKEETLLLTPVSLEADPKMPRNTPLVPSAGQ
- the LOC124661828 gene encoding protein LNK2-like isoform X2 encodes the protein MLDWNDEDRQQAGDKIWAELNGNEDPAPPNDTKNDGTLVFAGYQKKNDNEAATVPVLTEPTSDGPTEHPALQKQPTPLDMESWPDLPSLTTTLDRNDYIASTYLDFSSAPAVQKVAGISSVFGSEHDEKSNSFLDCNWGNIGDFDDFDRLFSNSEALFRDEVVVNGSNFLSTSSAVVNGTAQSIPSLRASFSKQPSSDSGSSSLLINDTLNGVAKQENEGDVQKRPTKSRRKPEERSKSKTSNTTSGFSQEHTIDSLHSLSKPPAQHVQTLQYTLLHDSKYMERFQHANQFKFPGYGYPAWPFPSIPLVSNIQAEGHQANPVAASCRTSVDSPKQSSSTEKPLMMTPQEKIEKLRRRQQRQALIAIQQQKQQFGQEGSGSSTLVAQAYSPRKKNPDYSSGIIDENAPQQTSAGHEEIQRESGIPDDPFLEEKIYYELKDALGKLDTSTRLSIRDSLLRLANSSSQRQIAGYRTISDNSKRGEDDITENGASNKRKRSPLKEAETDTNPIDRIVAHLLFHRPCSKFATSAKEETLLLTPVSLEADPKMPRNTPLVPSAGQ